The window GCGAGAAAGGCACGCTGACCTGCACAGCGCCCCCCGGCGTCAACACCCCCGACCACGCGGGCGTCGGCGCGCCCCCCATCGCGCGCGTCAGCGTCATCACTGTGGAGACCACGCCCAGATTGTGCAGCGTCACCTCAGCCAGGCGGGGCGTCGCCGGCGTGGCAAGGCTTGGGGTGAGTCGTCCACTCAACGCCGGCCATGCCCCATCCACCCAGACCACCGCCCGTTGGGTCGTCGTCAGCGCCGCGCCGTCGCCAAACGTGGCTTGCAACGTCACCGAGGGCACCGCCTGCGCCTGCACCGCCGCCGTCAACGTCCACACCTCGCCGAGGACCAGCGCGCCCGTGCGTTCCAGCCGGCGCACCCCCGCATCAAACACCCAACCGCCGCCCACGCTCCCCGTCACCACGTCGAGCGCTGCGGGAAGCGCCAGCCGCACCTGCGCCGCGCTCAGCGTCACGGGAACGCGCACCGTGAGCGTCAGCGGCCAGGTTGCGCCGGCGGCAACCGCCGGGGGCGTCTGCAACCGCGCCTCGGCAAAGGGGCTCATCTCGTGCAGAAGCGCCGCCAGCACCTGCTCACGCGCCGCGTCGGGCAATGTTTCCAGCGGGAACGAGGCGAACGCCGTGCGCCATGTGGGCGTTGCCCGGCGCACGCCAATCGCGTTGGTGGTTTCGTCCCACAGCCAGGTCGTCGCTTCCGCCGTGGGTTCAATCCCATCGGCGAAATTGTCAAAGGGGTAGCGCAATCCCCATTCGTGCCCCCCCTGCGTATCAAGCGGGCGCGCGTCGAAGACGCCCAACGGCGGCGCATCATACGCCAGCGTCGGCGAGACCGAGAGCCGCGCCGCCGCCACGCCCAGGTAGTCGCGCGCAAACGCCGACGCGCCGCGCATATCGAGATACTCCTGCGAGGAGAGAATCAGCCGCCCGCCCGCTTCCAGAAAATCGGTCAGCATGCGCTCTTCGTCCGCCGTCAGCGGCGAAAACCAATCATACGCCGTGAACCAGAGCACCACCCGCGCCCGATTGAGCAGGTCGGGCGTCACGGGGTGCGCTTCGCCCCCGGTGGCAAAAAGGTCATACGCCACGCCCAGCGCGTCCAGCGTGCGCGTGTAGGCGGTGCGCACATCGAACCAACGGGCGTCGTCTATCACCAGCACCGGCGCCGGCGTCTTGAAGGTGAGCGGCACGGTGAGCGCCTGCGTCGGCGCGTCGCGGCTCTGCACAGCCAGCGTGTAGCGCGCAAAGTGGTGCGGGCGGGCGTCCGGCGGAATGGTGACGGTCGGCGTCAGCACCACCGTTTCACAGCCGCCCAGCGTCAGCGTCGCTGTGGTGGTGAAGAAGCCCCCATCCGGCAACGCCACGCGCATGGGCCACGCCCCACCGCTCAGCGTCAAATCGAGCGTCTGCGTCAAGACGCCGCGGTTGTCCAGCACCAGGGACGTGGAGACCACACGCCCCGCCTCGCCGATAAGCGGCGCGCGCGTCGCCTCAGCCACCAGCGCGTAGGCGTCCGGTTCAGCCGCCAACCAATCCAGGCTACGGCGCAAGGCGTCCACACGCGCGGCGGTGTCGCCCATGCCTTCCAGCCCGCCCCCCAGCCAGAGCGCGCGGTAGGGGCGGCATGTGCCGCTTTGCACGCCCCCAACCGCGCCATCCGCCCACGTCAGCACGGGTTGGGTCGTGCGGGGGTCCAGCACCTGCACACTGTCGGGGTGGTATTGCTGGCGGGCGCTGTCCGGGGTGTTGAACGCCAGCGTCACCCCGTCGAAGAGCGTGCCCGGCACGCCTACCAGCGGCGACAGATTGCCTTCATTCTCAAAGAAAACGCCCAGTTGGTTGAGCATGTAGTGCGTGTAGAAATACGCCGCCCCGCCGGCGTCCCAATACGCCACATCCTGCCCCGTCAGCAACATGCGCGCCCCAGCCGCCAACGCTTCCGAGATAGCCCGTTCAGCGCCAATCAGCGCGGGGGAATCGTGGGGCGCAGACCAAATCACCACATCGAAGGCAGTCAGCAGGTCGGCGGTCGGCGTATCCGTGAGCGGTCCACGGTCGCCAAAGGGGTTGGCGATACGGTGCAAGGTGTAGGGCAGGCGCAGCGCATCGAGCGCCTCTTCAAAGAAACCAATCTGGCTGTCGTAGTACCATGCGCCGCTGTCCACCAGCAGAATGGAAGGCGCAGGGTCGAGCGCGACCGTGAAACTGAGCGTTTGCCCGGCGGCAAGCGTCGGGGTGATAGACGCCACGCGGTGCGCCATCGCCTCAACACGCAGCGCCCACGTGCCGGCGGGCAGCGTCAGCGTGAAGCGCCCCGACGCATCGGTCGCGGTCTCGGCAAGCGGCGCGGGGCACTCGTCGCACGGCAGCGTAACCGTCGCCGTCAGCGGCGTGCCCTGCACGGCGTCCACAACCCGCCCCTGCACCGTGCCCCACGGTGCGCGGGCAAGCGTATGCGTGAGCGTGTAGGTCGTTTCGGCGTCCACAGCCAGCGTCGTCGTCAGCGGAAGGTAGCCAAACGCCTGCACGCCAATGTCGTACAACCCCGCATCCAGCCCCAGGCGATACGCACCGTCGGCGTCCGCCGTGACCACCAGACGGCGCGCCCCATCGCGCCGCACCGCCTGCACCTGCGCATAGGCAATGGGCGCATTGGCGGCGTCGCGCACCGCGCCCACCACCACCCC of the Ardenticatena maritima genome contains:
- a CDS encoding S8 family serine peptidase gives rise to the protein MAHGNGGQQKGFWRARRNRALSFRALMVAAAVVLAGLVGLFPLAHAQPPTPLAPDARRLHPALLRQLRTASPDAMLPVLVEWRRTPTGRLLADLPATARTPQQRAAVITALQAATAREGAALQRALAHAEEAGDAEAVRFFWIAPVAAARLTPRALATLSRHPDVVAIRPDRQFFLEPFAPRPAPLSADATAWRWNLRMLGVDRVRDGLGLDGGGVVVANLDTGVDWQHPALMTRYRGYRPGTPAVHVGNWFDVTNAACRYPCDGNGHGTHTMGTMVGVAEDGTPIGVAPGAQWIAVRIFTAGGYTYESWIHAAFEWVMAPNGDPALAPDVVNNSWGSPVADDTAFQPDVAALRAAGILPIFSAGNSGPAPESIQSPASFPESLAVGAVDEEGQAATFSSRGPSPWNEIKPEVAAPGVNILSSLPGGAYGLLDGTSMAAPHVAGVAALLLQADPTLMPDDLEALLTATATPVGAQTPNNATGWGLVNAEAAALRLTASGVVVGAVRDAANAPIAYAQVQAVRRDGARRLVVTADADGAYRLGLDAGLYDIGVQAFGYLPLTTTLAVDAETTYTLTHTLARAPWGTVQGRVVDAVQGTPLTATVTLPCDECPAPLAETATDASGRFTLTLPAGTWALRVEAMAHRVASITPTLAAGQTLSFTVALDPAPSILLVDSGAWYYDSQIGFFEEALDALRLPYTLHRIANPFGDRGPLTDTPTADLLTAFDVVIWSAPHDSPALIGAERAISEALAAGARMLLTGQDVAYWDAGGAAYFYTHYMLNQLGVFFENEGNLSPLVGVPGTLFDGVTLAFNTPDSARQQYHPDSVQVLDPRTTQPVLTWADGAVGGVQSGTCRPYRALWLGGGLEGMGDTAARVDALRRSLDWLAAEPDAYALVAEATRAPLIGEAGRVVSTSLVLDNRGVLTQTLDLTLSGGAWPMRVALPDGGFFTTTATLTLGGCETVVLTPTVTIPPDARPHHFARYTLAVQSRDAPTQALTVPLTFKTPAPVLVIDDARWFDVRTAYTRTLDALGVAYDLFATGGEAHPVTPDLLNRARVVLWFTAYDWFSPLTADEERMLTDFLEAGGRLILSSQEYLDMRGASAFARDYLGVAAARLSVSPTLAYDAPPLGVFDARPLDTQGGHEWGLRYPFDNFADGIEPTAEATTWLWDETTNAIGVRRATPTWRTAFASFPLETLPDAAREQVLAALLHEMSPFAEARLQTPPAVAAGATWPLTLTVRVPVTLSAAQVRLALPAALDVVTGSVGGGWVFDAGVRRLERTGALVLGEVWTLTAAVQAQAVPSVTLQATFGDGAALTTTQRAVVWVDGAWPALSGRLTPSLATPATPRLAEVTLHNLGVVSTVMTLTRAMGGAPTPAWSGVLTPGGAVQVSVPFSPTLAAGRAAAFLRVATGEGVERTWPVRLDAWWRQFAPLVGRGK